In a genomic window of Deltaproteobacteria bacterium:
- a CDS encoding MATE family efflux transporter, with the protein MGSPDSAPILTARGTGTTRRVWALAWPAILTNLLQSAVGFVGAAVVSRTLGAEAISATGVGGRIFFMQQVVLMAVTTGTMALVARAWGAGDRAEAERVTRTSLWLCGALALLVMLPCIAFAHQLVGVFGLDAPTTARAAGYVQWVSLSSLPFAVGMVIATALRAAGDTRTPLVISIAGAALTIVALWVLVGGGFGVASLGVKGAAIASSVGALVGAAISWWLWRAHKLVIGPAPSGDDFDPRRIARLFRIGVPAGLEGLGFQVGFMGFIWIIARYGNEANAAYQLGVNLLAFSFLVGQAFSIAASTLVGQRLGASDPEGAERSGWRAMSLAIAAMVVFGGLIIALAEPLATYLSPKDAEVVRLTVIFIWVLGSVQALMAIEFTLGGALRGAGDTIFPFFTVMAGLTFGRLLFAALFMAWGKSIEWIYAALVADYVIKGVMFVSRFRGGRWKAIQMEREESLVLGDAPETDAG; encoded by the coding sequence ATGGGGAGTCCTGATTCCGCGCCGATTCTGACGGCGCGCGGCACCGGCACGACGCGGCGTGTGTGGGCGCTCGCGTGGCCGGCGATTCTCACGAACCTGCTGCAATCCGCGGTGGGCTTCGTGGGCGCGGCAGTGGTGTCGCGCACGCTCGGCGCGGAGGCGATCTCGGCCACGGGCGTCGGCGGCCGCATCTTCTTCATGCAGCAAGTCGTGCTGATGGCGGTCACCACCGGCACGATGGCGCTCGTCGCGCGCGCGTGGGGCGCCGGGGATCGCGCCGAAGCGGAGCGCGTGACGCGCACGTCGCTGTGGCTTTGCGGCGCGCTCGCGCTGCTCGTGATGCTGCCGTGCATCGCGTTCGCGCATCAGCTCGTGGGCGTGTTCGGCCTCGACGCGCCGACGACCGCGCGCGCCGCCGGCTACGTGCAGTGGGTGAGCCTCTCCTCGCTGCCGTTCGCGGTGGGCATGGTCATCGCGACCGCGCTGCGCGCCGCGGGCGACACGCGCACGCCCCTCGTGATCTCGATCGCGGGCGCTGCGCTCACGATCGTCGCGCTCTGGGTGCTCGTGGGAGGCGGCTTCGGCGTGGCCTCGCTCGGCGTGAAGGGCGCTGCGATCGCGAGCTCCGTCGGCGCACTCGTGGGCGCCGCGATCTCGTGGTGGCTGTGGCGCGCGCACAAGCTCGTGATCGGCCCCGCACCGAGCGGCGACGACTTCGACCCGCGCCGCATCGCGCGCCTCTTCCGCATCGGCGTGCCCGCCGGCCTCGAGGGCCTCGGCTTCCAGGTCGGCTTCATGGGCTTCATCTGGATCATCGCCCGCTACGGCAACGAGGCGAACGCGGCGTATCAGCTCGGCGTGAACCTGCTCGCGTTCTCGTTCCTCGTCGGCCAGGCGTTCTCGATCGCAGCGTCGACGCTCGTGGGCCAGCGCCTCGGCGCGAGCGATCCCGAGGGTGCGGAACGCAGCGGCTGGCGCGCGATGTCGCTCGCGATCGCGGCGATGGTCGTGTTCGGCGGGCTGATCATCGCGCTCGCCGAGCCGCTCGCGACCTACCTCAGCCCGAAGGACGCCGAGGTCGTGCGCCTCACGGTGATCTTCATCTGGGTGCTCGGCTCGGTGCAGGCGCTGATGGCGATCGAGTTCACGCTGGGCGGGGCGCTGCGCGGCGCGGGCGACACGATCTTCCCGTTCTTCACCGTGATGGCTGGCCTCACCTTCGGCCGCCTGCTCTTCGCCGCGCTGTTCATGGCCTGGGGCAAGAGCATCGAGTGGATCTACGCCGCGCTGGTCGCCGACTACGTGATCAAGGGCGTGATGTTCGTGAGCCGCTTCCGCGGCGGGCGCTGGAAGGCGATCCAGATGGAGCGCGAGGAATCGCTCGTGCTCGGCGACGCGCCCGAGACGGACGCGGGCTGA
- a CDS encoding PEP-CTERM sorting domain-containing protein (PEP-CTERM proteins occur, often in large numbers, in the proteomes of bacteria that also encode an exosortase, a predicted intramembrane cysteine proteinase. The presence of a PEP-CTERM domain at a protein's C-terminus predicts cleavage within the sorting domain, followed by covalent anchoring to some some component of the (usually Gram-negative) cell surface. Many PEP-CTERM proteins exhibit an unusual sequence composition that includes large numbers of potential glycosylation sites. Expression of one such protein has been shown restore the ability of a bacterium to form floc, a type of biofilm.) — translation MRLLLALVLLLCLSSASASATVLQVTVTGTIAGGYDQDGSVFGLGANGDPTGLPVTIVFRIDTALAPADASASPTLGDYRVQRGYGYANPTPDPSLNFITATWTVNGISRTSFLPNRDQVDVAFLSDAAPGRVDSISFGDGSYDGTTTTNTRLFYVTLTAILATDALNGDSLAQLGGPFAAQATSQSCGQCAGFWEDHTNGKSENANWFLAQSGISISYAVVPEPALLALLGAAGLALAVRRSFAA, via the coding sequence TTGCGCCTGCTGCTTGCCCTAGTTCTGCTGCTCTGCCTGTCCTCCGCTTCTGCCAGCGCCACCGTTCTGCAGGTCACCGTGACCGGCACGATCGCCGGCGGCTACGACCAGGACGGCTCCGTGTTCGGGCTGGGCGCGAACGGCGATCCGACGGGCCTGCCGGTGACGATCGTCTTCCGGATCGACACTGCGCTGGCGCCCGCCGACGCCTCCGCGTCACCCACCCTCGGCGACTACCGCGTTCAGCGCGGCTACGGCTATGCAAACCCCACGCCCGACCCGAGCCTCAACTTCATCACGGCCACGTGGACGGTGAACGGCATCTCGCGCACGTCGTTCCTGCCGAACCGAGACCAAGTTGACGTCGCGTTTCTGTCGGACGCAGCGCCAGGCCGCGTCGACTCGATCTCGTTCGGCGACGGCAGCTACGACGGAACGACGACGACGAACACCCGCCTGTTCTACGTCACGCTCACCGCGATCCTCGCGACCGACGCACTCAACGGCGACTCGCTCGCTCAGCTCGGGGGTCCGTTCGCTGCGCAAGCGACCTCGCAGAGCTGCGGTCAGTGCGCCGGATTCTGGGAAGACCACACGAACGGCAAGAGCGAGAACGCCAACTGGTTCCTCGCGCAGTCCGGCATCTCGATTTCCTACGCCGTGGTGCCCGAGCCCGCACTGCTCGCGCTGCTCGGCGCCGCGGGCCTCGCGCTCGCCGTCCGTCGCTCGTTCGCCGCCTAA
- a CDS encoding error-prone DNA polymerase — MSDYVELRAKSAFSFLEAASNPEDLASRAAELGHGALALGDRDGLSGMPRFHTAAKAAGMRALVGAEISDVEGRPLLLLATSRAGYHHLARLLTVAQGNAPKGEARASWDEIAAHAGGLFALASAESLGTAQIVRPPPSSAARRERAQQVLRAEAREPLSSERWLKEAQRVFASRLAVDVARTKDRAQEAASRRAVALAEALGVPVAASGDVRAAKPAGRKLLDALSCLRWHTTLDRAGKLLLPNSERVLRSPAEMTARFADQPRWLRATRAIAEQCEFTLADLGYRFPTFPTAPGESQAALLRRLTYEGARKRYGAKLSSRVRAQLEHELAVIEKLDLAGYFLIVQDIARFAREQRILCQGRGSAANSAVCYALEITAVDAVGMELLFERFLSEERGEWPDIDLDLPSGDQRERVIQYVYERYGPHGVGMTATVITYRTRSAFREMGKVLGMSEEACDKISKHLHHLHFREDLDDVKLLLRGAGVDPDAPRIQLLLELAGQVQGLPRHLGQHTGGLVIAAGRLDEVVPIEPAAMPGRRVIQWDKEDCADLGLIKIDLLGLGMLDALEQTLPMIREHEGVEIDLAHLPENDPKTYAMIQRADTVGVFQIESRAQMATLPRMKPASFYDLVVEIAIIRPGPIVGQMVHPYLNRRAGREPVVYPHPMLEPILKRTLGVPIFQEQLLRLAMTASGFTGGEAEELRRAMGFKRSAERMAQIEHRLRAGMSERGIVGDAQEEVVRGITSFALYGFPESHSASFALIAYASAYLRAHHPAAFLAGLLNAWPMGFYSPATLVKDAERHRVRVLPVDVASSAWLCTLERGDTLATRLGLKFVRGLSAETGARIVAERAAAPFGSLADFAQRAAPKRNEIEALAESGALAALDSHASERRAALWQVTALERERTSLFGGVSPPDAEREVPLEALSPLETTLADYRTTGLTTGPHVMAHLREQLRARGVLATAELRRVPNGKLVRTAGHVIVRQRPGSAKGFCFVTLEDETGTTNGVFTPDQFEKLRGPLHASPLIEIAGPIQNVDGVIHVRVREVIALDGSEFVPESHDYH, encoded by the coding sequence ATGTCCGACTACGTCGAGCTGCGCGCGAAGAGCGCCTTCTCCTTCCTCGAGGCCGCCTCGAATCCCGAGGACTTGGCCTCGCGCGCAGCCGAGCTCGGGCACGGAGCGCTCGCGCTCGGCGATCGCGACGGCCTCTCGGGCATGCCGCGCTTCCACACCGCGGCGAAGGCGGCGGGCATGCGCGCGCTGGTGGGCGCGGAGATCTCGGACGTCGAGGGCCGGCCGCTGCTGCTGCTCGCGACCTCGCGCGCGGGCTATCACCACCTCGCTCGGCTGCTGACCGTCGCGCAGGGCAACGCGCCGAAAGGCGAGGCGCGCGCGTCGTGGGACGAGATCGCCGCGCACGCGGGCGGGCTGTTCGCGCTGGCGAGCGCCGAGTCATTAGGGACAGCGCAGATCGTGCGGCCGCCGCCTTCGAGCGCGGCGCGGCGCGAGCGCGCGCAGCAGGTTCTGCGAGCGGAGGCGCGCGAGCCGCTGAGCAGTGAACGCTGGCTGAAGGAGGCGCAGCGCGTCTTCGCGTCGCGGCTCGCCGTCGACGTCGCGCGCACCAAGGACCGCGCGCAGGAGGCGGCATCGCGGCGCGCGGTGGCGCTCGCGGAGGCGCTCGGCGTGCCGGTCGCGGCGAGCGGCGACGTGCGCGCGGCGAAGCCTGCGGGGCGAAAGCTGCTCGACGCGCTCTCGTGTCTGCGCTGGCACACCACGCTCGACCGCGCCGGGAAGTTGTTACTGCCCAACAGCGAGCGCGTGCTGCGCTCGCCCGCGGAGATGACGGCGCGCTTCGCGGATCAACCGCGCTGGCTGCGCGCCACGCGCGCGATCGCCGAGCAGTGCGAGTTCACGCTCGCTGACCTCGGCTACCGCTTCCCCACTTTCCCCACCGCGCCCGGCGAGTCGCAGGCCGCGCTGCTGCGGCGGCTCACCTACGAAGGCGCGCGCAAGCGTTACGGCGCGAAGCTCTCGTCGCGCGTGCGCGCGCAGCTCGAGCACGAGCTCGCGGTGATCGAGAAGCTCGACCTCGCGGGCTACTTCCTGATCGTCCAGGACATCGCGCGCTTTGCCCGCGAGCAGAGAATCCTCTGCCAAGGCCGCGGCTCCGCTGCGAACAGCGCGGTTTGTTATGCGCTCGAGATCACCGCGGTCGACGCGGTGGGAATGGAGCTGCTGTTCGAGCGCTTCCTTTCGGAAGAGCGCGGCGAGTGGCCGGACATCGACCTCGACCTTCCGTCCGGCGACCAGCGGGAGCGCGTGATCCAGTACGTCTACGAGCGCTACGGCCCGCACGGCGTGGGCATGACGGCGACGGTGATCACGTACCGCACGCGCTCCGCCTTCCGCGAGATGGGCAAGGTGCTCGGCATGAGCGAGGAGGCCTGCGACAAGATCTCGAAGCACCTCCACCACCTGCACTTCCGCGAAGACCTCGACGACGTGAAATTGTTACTGCGCGGCGCCGGCGTCGACCCCGACGCGCCGCGCATCCAGCTCTTGCTCGAGCTCGCGGGCCAGGTGCAGGGGCTCCCGCGCCATCTCGGGCAGCACACCGGCGGCCTCGTGATCGCGGCGGGCCGGCTCGACGAGGTCGTGCCGATCGAGCCCGCGGCGATGCCGGGGCGGCGCGTGATCCAGTGGGACAAGGAGGACTGCGCGGACCTCGGGCTGATCAAGATCGACCTGTTAGGGCTCGGCATGCTCGACGCCCTGGAGCAGACGCTCCCGATGATTCGCGAGCACGAGGGAGTCGAGATCGACCTCGCGCACCTGCCCGAGAACGACCCGAAGACCTACGCGATGATCCAGCGCGCCGACACCGTGGGCGTGTTCCAGATCGAGAGCCGCGCGCAGATGGCGACGCTGCCGCGCATGAAGCCCGCGAGCTTCTACGACCTCGTGGTGGAGATCGCGATCATCCGCCCCGGCCCGATCGTGGGGCAGATGGTGCACCCGTACCTGAATCGCCGCGCCGGCCGCGAGCCGGTGGTCTACCCGCACCCGATGCTCGAGCCGATCCTGAAGCGCACGCTCGGCGTGCCGATCTTTCAGGAGCAGTTGTTACGGCTCGCGATGACCGCCTCGGGCTTCACCGGCGGCGAGGCCGAGGAGCTGCGGCGCGCGATGGGCTTCAAGCGCTCGGCCGAGCGCATGGCGCAGATCGAGCATCGCCTGCGCGCGGGCATGAGCGAGCGCGGCATCGTCGGTGACGCGCAAGAAGAAGTCGTCCGCGGCATCACCTCGTTCGCGCTCTACGGCTTCCCCGAGTCGCACTCCGCCTCGTTCGCGCTGATCGCCTACGCGTCGGCCTACCTGCGCGCGCACCACCCCGCCGCGTTCCTCGCGGGCCTGCTCAACGCGTGGCCGATGGGCTTCTACAGCCCGGCGACGCTCGTGAAAGACGCCGAGCGCCACCGCGTGCGCGTGCTGCCGGTGGACGTCGCGAGCTCGGCGTGGCTGTGCACGCTCGAGCGCGGCGACACGCTCGCGACGCGCCTCGGCCTGAAGTTCGTGCGCGGGCTCAGCGCCGAGACCGGCGCGCGCATCGTGGCGGAGCGCGCGGCCGCGCCCTTCGGCTCGCTCGCGGACTTCGCGCAGCGCGCCGCGCCGAAGCGCAACGAGATCGAGGCGCTCGCCGAGAGCGGCGCGCTCGCGGCGCTCGACTCGCACGCGAGTGAGCGGCGCGCCGCGCTCTGGCAGGTGACCGCGCTCGAGCGCGAGCGCACCTCGCTGTTCGGTGGCGTCTCGCCTCCCGACGCCGAGCGCGAGGTTCCGCTCGAAGCGCTCTCGCCGCTCGAGACGACGCTCGCCGACTACCGCACCACCGGATTGACGACGGGTCCGCACGTGATGGCGCACCTGCGCGAGCAGCTGCGCGCGCGCGGCGTGCTCGCGACCGCGGAGCTGCGCCGCGTGCCCAACGGCAAGCTCGTGCGCACCGCGGGCCACGTGATCGTGCGCCAGCGTCCCGGCTCCGCGAAGGGCTTCTGCTTCGTCACGCTCGAAGACGAGACCGGCACGACCAACGGCGTCTTCACGCCCGACCAGTTCGAGAAGCTGCGCGGCCCGCTGCACGCCTCGCCGCTGATCGAGATCGCGGGGCCGATCCAGAACGTGGACGGCGTGATTCATGTGCGCGTCAGGGAAGTGATCGCGCTAGATGGATCAGAGTTCGTGCCCGAGTCGCACGACTATCACTGA
- a CDS encoding nuclear transport factor 2 family protein, whose translation MLPTPEDHAAICDLYARYCLALDRCDADAWVALFTADARFLVYGREWSGHEGLRQLSTAAPSGLHLGGVPQIEMTSASSAHVARNLLFAPSDGSATRSAVYEDEVLRTESGWRIASCRCRFITASGLSERPAR comes from the coding sequence ATGCTGCCCACGCCGGAAGATCACGCCGCGATCTGCGACCTCTACGCGCGCTACTGCCTCGCGCTCGATCGCTGCGACGCGGACGCGTGGGTCGCGCTCTTCACGGCGGACGCGCGGTTCCTCGTGTACGGCCGCGAGTGGAGCGGCCACGAGGGCCTGCGCCAACTGTCGACCGCTGCGCCGAGCGGCCTGCACCTCGGCGGCGTGCCGCAGATCGAGATGACGAGCGCGAGCTCAGCGCACGTCGCGCGCAATCTGCTGTTCGCCCCGAGCGATGGAAGCGCGACGCGCAGCGCGGTCTACGAGGATGAGGTGCTGCGAACAGAGAGTGGTTGGCGCATCGCAAGCTGTCGCTGCAGGTTCATCACGGCGAGCGGGCTCAGCGAGCGACCTGCACGCTGA
- a CDS encoding VOC family protein, translated as MIEANLTRFGPKTFGRGHEAAAAEPATFRAIPGPAKLVLHSRGLASAQIRINGREVVEPRHLSTGGEVALPLTLERENTLEVKVPSGVGGTLEARVTQLARADLGLQRQGYFGLNTSDMARQRAFYETLGFKGEIFPAGPETSTTFARSLGFADDYLIYVALTSLQNPPVPPFVDTVQFRGDSYRGEPPYAKVNHLGMAYATYATADLDGYVADLRAKGVAFVSAPATAPNGERFVFMKDQDGAFLKLVETSDGGASPSRGLVRLMNTNMNVSDLERSREFYRLLGFSESAPSSQAGSGEFAAAHGFDGPIEFEGVDISLGKDTDGATLQLRRWKRPYDDAPPYAPPVNHLGIDRINFYVKNLTDSIRTMREVGFEPLWPIGGSPEFGIVFFFDPDGIKVQLAGPRTG; from the coding sequence ATGATCGAGGCCAACCTGACCCGCTTCGGCCCGAAGACCTTCGGACGGGGCCATGAAGCCGCGGCGGCCGAGCCGGCGACGTTCCGTGCGATCCCCGGACCGGCGAAGCTCGTCCTTCACAGCCGTGGCCTCGCGAGCGCGCAGATCCGGATCAACGGCCGCGAGGTCGTGGAGCCTCGGCACCTCAGCACCGGCGGCGAGGTCGCCTTGCCGCTGACCCTCGAGCGCGAGAACACCCTCGAGGTGAAGGTTCCCAGCGGCGTTGGTGGGACGCTCGAAGCTCGCGTGACCCAGCTCGCCCGCGCCGATCTCGGGCTCCAGCGCCAGGGCTACTTCGGGCTCAACACGAGCGACATGGCGCGCCAGCGAGCCTTCTACGAAACGCTCGGCTTCAAGGGCGAGATCTTCCCGGCGGGACCGGAGACCAGCACCACGTTCGCGCGGTCGCTCGGCTTTGCGGACGACTACTTGATCTACGTCGCGCTCACGAGCCTGCAGAATCCGCCCGTTCCGCCCTTCGTCGACACGGTGCAGTTCCGCGGCGACTCGTATCGCGGCGAGCCGCCCTACGCGAAGGTCAACCACCTCGGCATGGCGTACGCGACCTACGCGACGGCCGACCTCGACGGCTACGTGGCGGATCTGCGCGCGAAGGGCGTCGCGTTCGTGTCCGCGCCCGCGACGGCGCCGAACGGCGAGCGCTTCGTGTTCATGAAGGACCAGGACGGCGCGTTCCTGAAGCTGGTCGAGACCTCTGACGGAGGAGCGAGCCCCAGCCGCGGATTGGTGCGGCTCATGAACACGAACATGAACGTGTCCGACCTGGAGCGATCGCGAGAGTTCTATCGCTTGCTCGGTTTCAGCGAGTCCGCGCCGAGCTCGCAGGCCGGCTCGGGCGAGTTCGCCGCCGCGCACGGCTTCGACGGGCCGATCGAGTTCGAGGGCGTCGACATCAGCCTCGGCAAGGACACGGACGGAGCGACGCTCCAGCTACGGCGCTGGAAGCGACCCTACGACGACGCGCCGCCCTACGCGCCGCCCGTCAATCACCTCGGCATCGACCGCATCAACTTCTACGTGAAGAACCTGACCGATTCGATTCGGACGATGCGAGAGGTGGGCTTCGAGCCGCTGTGGCCGATCGGCGGCAGCCCCGAGTTCGGCATCGTGTTCTTCTTCGATCCCGACGGAATCAAGGTTCAGCTTGCGGGGCCACGGACGGGCTAG
- a CDS encoding phosphopantetheine adenylyltransferase, giving the protein MNLATALLLLLAAAIKLAPVVGVLGAERLRALYGVDVSDPVLAILLRHRALLFGVVGGLLAAAAFRPELRAAAIVVGLASAIGFIAIAALEGGANGALARVVTADWVVTGALVIAAGLELASRRAS; this is encoded by the coding sequence ATGAACCTCGCCACCGCACTGCTCCTGCTGCTCGCCGCTGCGATCAAGCTCGCGCCCGTCGTGGGCGTGCTCGGGGCCGAGCGCCTGCGCGCGCTCTACGGCGTCGACGTGAGCGATCCCGTGCTGGCGATCTTGCTGCGCCACCGCGCGCTGCTGTTCGGCGTGGTGGGCGGGCTGCTCGCCGCTGCCGCGTTTCGTCCCGAGCTGCGCGCTGCCGCGATCGTGGTCGGCCTCGCGAGCGCGATCGGATTCATCGCGATCGCCGCGCTCGAGGGCGGCGCGAACGGCGCGCTCGCGCGGGTTGTTACTGCGGACTGGGTGGTGACGGGCGCGCTCGTGATCGCAGCGGGGCTCGAGCTCGCCTCGCGGCGCGCGAGCTGA
- the tkt gene encoding transketolase, whose protein sequence is MPIALTPDLRSRIENTIRGLTIDAVEAAGIGHLGAPMGLAGPAFQLWDKHLRFDPSDPGWPLRDRFVLSAGHASMLIYSLLNLFEYDLPMSEIQRFRQLHSKTPGHPEFGETPGVEVTTGPLGQGFGHAVGMALAGKLARSRFGRGGEGPGHHFVYVIASDGDLMEGISYESASLAGHLKLDNLVVLYDDNKVTIDGPTSITFSENVRGRFEAQGWHVQEIDGNDTAALDAALEAARATTGKPKIVVMKTTIGHGSPWAGQSKAHGGPFGAENVKATKTNLGIPLEPLYHVAGEVRAYCKERAALKRFERMRADEKLAAWRSANPELAASWERVRNRALPADLTEQLVAGLDTKSAATRAQSGTVIGRIAAAAPQLLIGGSADLAGSNNTNIPNGGMVGQGEDPFAGSIVNFGVREHAMGAITNGIALDGTFVPYCGTFLVFSDYMRPSVRLAALMKARSVFVFTHDSIFVGEDGPTHQPIEHVDALRAIPGLVVFRPADGVETAMAWSYALKNAQGPVAFALTRQAVPVLKRECAFANEDVLRGAYKVRDPRGKPDVTLVATGSEVAVACDAAALLAESGIAARVVSAPSLELLRAQGDAYRRELLGDGPLVAVEAGRGEALRALIGPSGLVIGMDRFGASASYQALAKHFGFVGDSVAARVKAHLGR, encoded by the coding sequence ATGCCGATTGCGCTGACGCCTGACCTGCGTTCCCGAATCGAGAACACCATCCGCGGCCTCACGATCGACGCCGTCGAAGCGGCCGGCATCGGCCACCTCGGCGCGCCGATGGGCCTCGCCGGCCCGGCCTTCCAGCTCTGGGACAAGCACCTGCGCTTCGACCCGAGCGACCCTGGCTGGCCGCTGCGCGACCGCTTCGTGCTCAGCGCCGGCCACGCGTCGATGCTGATCTACTCGCTGCTGAACCTGTTCGAGTACGACCTGCCGATGAGCGAGATCCAGCGCTTCCGGCAGCTGCACTCGAAGACGCCCGGCCACCCCGAGTTCGGTGAGACGCCGGGCGTCGAGGTGACCACGGGCCCGCTCGGGCAGGGCTTCGGCCACGCCGTCGGCATGGCGCTCGCGGGCAAGCTCGCGCGCTCGCGCTTCGGCCGCGGCGGCGAAGGCCCCGGCCACCACTTCGTCTACGTGATCGCGTCCGACGGCGACCTGATGGAGGGCATCTCCTACGAGAGCGCGTCGCTCGCGGGCCACCTGAAGCTCGACAACCTCGTCGTGCTCTACGACGACAACAAGGTCACGATCGACGGCCCGACCTCGATCACGTTCTCGGAGAACGTCCGCGGGCGCTTCGAAGCGCAGGGCTGGCACGTGCAGGAGATCGACGGCAACGACACCGCCGCGCTCGACGCCGCCCTCGAAGCCGCGCGCGCCACGACGGGCAAGCCGAAGATCGTGGTGATGAAGACGACGATCGGGCACGGCAGCCCGTGGGCCGGCCAGTCGAAGGCGCACGGCGGCCCGTTCGGCGCCGAGAACGTGAAGGCGACGAAGACGAACCTCGGCATCCCGCTCGAGCCGCTCTACCACGTGGCCGGCGAGGTGCGCGCCTACTGCAAAGAGCGCGCGGCGCTGAAGCGCTTCGAGCGCATGCGCGCCGACGAGAAGCTCGCCGCGTGGCGCAGCGCGAACCCCGAGCTCGCCGCCAGCTGGGAGCGCGTGCGCAATCGCGCGCTGCCCGCCGACCTCACGGAGCAGCTCGTCGCGGGCCTCGACACGAAGAGCGCCGCGACGCGCGCGCAGTCGGGCACCGTGATCGGGCGCATCGCCGCGGCCGCTCCGCAGCTGCTGATCGGCGGCTCCGCCGATCTCGCCGGCAGTAACAACACGAACATTCCGAACGGCGGGATGGTGGGGCAGGGCGAGGATCCGTTCGCCGGCTCGATCGTGAACTTCGGTGTGCGCGAGCACGCGATGGGCGCGATCACCAACGGCATTGCGCTCGACGGCACCTTCGTCCCGTACTGCGGCACGTTCCTCGTGTTCAGCGACTACATGCGCCCGAGTGTGCGGCTCGCCGCGCTGATGAAGGCGCGCTCGGTGTTCGTGTTCACGCACGACTCGATCTTCGTCGGCGAGGACGGCCCCACGCACCAGCCGATCGAGCACGTCGACGCGCTGCGCGCGATCCCCGGCCTCGTCGTGTTCCGCCCGGCGGACGGCGTCGAGACCGCGATGGCGTGGTCGTACGCGCTGAAGAACGCGCAGGGGCCCGTCGCCTTCGCGCTCACGCGCCAGGCCGTGCCGGTGCTGAAGCGCGAGTGCGCATTCGCGAACGAGGACGTGCTGCGCGGCGCCTACAAAGTGCGCGACCCGAGGGGCAAGCCCGACGTGACGCTCGTCGCGACCGGCTCCGAAGTCGCCGTCGCCTGCGACGCCGCCGCGCTGCTCGCCGAGAGCGGCATCGCGGCGCGGGTCGTCTCCGCGCCGAGCCTCGAGCTGTTGCGGGCGCAGGGAGACGCCTACCGCCGCGAGCTGCTCGGCGACGGTCCCCTCGTCGCGGTCGAAGCCGGCCGGGGCGAAGCGCTGCGCGCCCTGATCGGCCCGAGCGGCCTCGTGATCGGCATGGACCGCTTCGGCGCCAGCGCCAGCTACCAGGCCCTCGCGAAGCACTTCGGCTTCGTGGGCGACTCGGTGGCGGCGAGAGTGAAGGCGCATCTGGGTCGGTAG